The DNA segment CTATAATAACGCCCAGCATAATCGCCAAAGCTAAAATAAACACAGCTGTGATACCGGCTAAAATGGGGTTGTTTAAAGCTAGCTTTTCTTTAATAAATTGCATAACTGTAATATAGCATAACATATTATTTTATACAAGGTAGCTAACAACTTTTATAAGCCATTAGCTTACTTATTTAACTAAGTTGTAACTTAAAATTATGGTAAGCAAATAGCTAATTAGCTACCGCCGGGCTAAGCCGCATTTTATTATTGTTAGCCTTTCTATCCCGCTGTAGCGCCTAGCTAGCTCTAAATAATTTAAATAGCGGCAGGTTTATAAGTTATATCAAAAAGGGTGGTATTTAAAGCTTTTTCTACCCTTTCAATAAGCTTAAGGGTGGCATTACTTTTAGCCGTATCTTCTAGCCGTTGGTAAGCCGACTGGTTAATCTTTAAACGTTTTGCCATCTCGGCTTGGGTAATATTTAAAGCCTCTCGCTGCCAGCGCAAATTAAGGGCAAAGGCAACACTTTTTTTTACTTTTATTAAATAGGTATTAGGGGCATAGGTAAAAGTTAATGGTTGCTTAAAAGCCACCTTTAATGGATAACTAAGTACAAAATTTAAGGCATCTTCAGCATTAAGTAAAGCTTCCTCTAAATTATCGCCGCAAGTATAAATACCGGGTAAATCTTCAAACCACACATTAAAACCATCAGGTTCTTGGTTTATCGTTGCTTCGTAATACATTATATAATAAGTTCTTTTCGTGTCATTGCTACTCTTCTTTTATAATATCACTTAAAAGCAATATAGTAAAGCGCTCTTTACCTATTTTACCTTATTTAGCGTTGCCTTTTGTCTAGTCTCTGCGTATTTTTAGCTTACCGTTTTAAGTTTTGTTAATAAGAAAGGAGATATGATGAGCAAATTTACATTTTACACCCCTTGGGTGCAGCTGGATAATTATCGCGGCAAGTTTTTTAACGATAAATGGCCAACTATCCCGCAATTACTGGCCTTAAATGCCTACCGCTATGCCGATAAAATCGCCTTTAGTACCTTTGAAGACAATAAAAATTTACGTACCTACAGCTACTACCAAGTTAAATTATTGGTAGATAACATTGCCGGCTACTTTATAGAAAAAGGAATTAAAAAAGGCGATAACATTGTGCTAAGCGGCGCTAATAGCC comes from the Spirochaetaceae bacterium genome and includes:
- a CDS encoding helix-turn-helix domain-containing protein gives rise to the protein MYYEATINQEPDGFNVWFEDLPGIYTCGDNLEEALLNAEDALNFVLSYPLKVAFKQPLTFTYAPNTYLIKVKKSVAFALNLRWQREALNITQAEMAKRLKINQSAYQRLEDTAKSNATLKLIERVEKALNTTLFDITYKPAAI